A region from the Blautia faecicola genome encodes:
- a CDS encoding RNA-guided endonuclease InsQ/TnpB family protein yields the protein MRKLLKSFKTEINPTVEQKIKINKTIGTCRYVYNFYLSHNKALYDNGEKFMTGKSFSVWLNNEYIPNNPDKVWMKEVYSKAVKKSIEDGCIAFTRFFKHQSAFPNFKRKGKSDVKMYFVKNNPKDCRCERHRLNIPTLDWVRIKEKGYIPTTKEGWKIKSGTVSIKAGRYYVSVLVEIPDAKIANNSNGGIGIDLGLKDLAIVSNGKTYKNINKSARIKKLEKKLRREQRCLSRKYENLKKGESTQKNIQKQKLKVQRLHHKIDNIRTDYINKSIAEIVKTKPSYITIEDLNVSGMMKNRHLSKAVASQKFYEFRTKLKAKCDENGIELRVVDRWYPSSKICHCCGAIKKDLKLSDRIYRCNCGYVEDRDFNAALNLRDALTYEVA from the coding sequence ATGAGGAAATTGCTAAAGAGCTTCAAAACGGAAATAAATCCGACAGTCGAGCAAAAAATCAAGATTAACAAGACTATCGGCACTTGTAGGTACGTTTACAACTTTTATCTCAGTCACAACAAAGCTTTATACGATAACGGTGAAAAGTTTATGACTGGCAAGAGTTTCAGCGTATGGCTCAATAATGAGTACATTCCTAATAATCCTGATAAAGTATGGATGAAAGAAGTGTATTCAAAAGCTGTAAAAAAGTCCATTGAAGATGGATGTATTGCATTTACAAGATTTTTTAAACATCAAAGTGCTTTTCCTAATTTCAAAAGGAAAGGTAAGTCTGATGTAAAAATGTATTTCGTAAAGAATAATCCTAAAGATTGTAGATGCGAGAGACATAGGTTGAACATACCCACTTTAGATTGGGTACGCATTAAAGAAAAAGGTTATATACCAACAACTAAAGAGGGATGGAAAATCAAAAGCGGTACAGTATCCATCAAAGCAGGCAGATACTATGTGTCAGTTCTTGTAGAAATTCCTGACGCTAAAATTGCTAATAATAGCAATGGTGGTATAGGAATTGACCTGGGTTTGAAAGACTTGGCGATTGTTTCCAATGGTAAAACTTATAAAAATATCAATAAGTCAGCAAGAATTAAAAAATTGGAAAAGAAACTGCGTAGAGAACAAAGATGTCTCTCACGCAAGTATGAAAATTTAAAGAAAGGAGAGTCCACTCAAAAGAATATACAAAAGCAAAAGCTCAAAGTACAAAGACTTCATCATAAAATAGATAATATCCGTACGGATTATATCAATAAATCAATAGCAGAGATAGTGAAAACCAAGCCATCTTATATAACTATTGAAGATTTGAATGTATCAGGAATGATGAAGAACAGACATCTATCAAAAGCCGTTGCGTCACAAAAGTTCTATGAATTTAGAACTAAGCTCAAAGCTAAGTGTGATGAAAATGGTATTGAATTAAGAGTCGTAGACAGATGGTATCCATCATCCAAAATATGTCATTGCTGTGGTGCTATCAAGAAAGATTTGAAGCTTTCAGATAGAATATACCGTTGTAATTGTGGCTATGTCGAGGATAGGGATTTCAATGCTGCTCTTAATCTAAGAGATGCTTTAACTTACGAAGTTGCATAA